One segment of Methylotuvimicrobium sp. KM2 DNA contains the following:
- a CDS encoding MliC family protein codes for MSKILFVISFTVLLTACAQQDKRDSLDPLHFDGTPVTTSIIEGTGWRSKIVVYRCHPDTELQVAYLNLQSGESFAALYYQGLLSLMQIRKAASGALYIALDEQKSLRWHTKGDSGILIFLAADHTATEQVLLSDCKAV; via the coding sequence ATGAGTAAAATTCTTTTCGTGATCAGTTTTACCGTATTACTCACGGCCTGCGCACAACAAGATAAGCGCGATTCCTTAGATCCCTTGCATTTTGACGGCACACCGGTTACAACCAGTATCATCGAAGGTACCGGCTGGCGAAGCAAGATAGTCGTTTATCGCTGCCATCCCGACACCGAACTGCAGGTCGCTTATTTAAACTTACAATCCGGGGAATCGTTCGCCGCCCTTTATTACCAGGGCTTGCTAAGTTTAATGCAGATTCGGAAAGCAGCTTCCGGCGCGCTGTATATTGCATTGGACGAGCAAAAAAGCCTACGTTGGCATACGAAAGGCGATTCCGGCATTCTGATATTTCTTGCCGCCGACCATACCGCGACAGAACAAGTTTTGCTAAGCGATTGCAAGGCTGTATAG
- the ltrA gene encoding group II intron reverse transcriptase/maturase, which produces MLLITPDEIRTLQRKLYTKAKQEPAYRFYALYDKVWRADILMFAYRLVRANKGSPGVDGVNFEDIEQKIGIDQFLSELAQDLKDKTYHPSPVRRVMIPKADGSQRPLGIPTIRDRVAQMAVKLVIEPIFEADFCPNSYGFRPKKSAHDAVDEIAEALHQGYTQVIDADLSKYFDSIPHAKLLAVIAERIVDGAILHVIKLWLKAPVIEEDKDGTKKHMGGGKANSKGTPQGGVISPLLSNCYLHLLDRIWEKHQLRWKLKARIVRYADDFVVLCAGAVDAPLAAVRHVLDRLDLELNDTKTRIVDAREESFNFLGFSIRVSKGLKSGKSYPHVCPAPKSLAKIKDRITQLTARERTPIPLEDIIGSMNASLRGWSGYFHYRNSNGVLEKVKTHAEERLRKHLMKRHKVKDRGIGLGRFPSQQLYARYGLYKVPTKAGWKTAHAVV; this is translated from the coding sequence ATGTTGCTAATAACCCCTGATGAAATCAGGACACTACAGAGGAAGCTCTATACCAAGGCCAAGCAAGAACCGGCCTATCGCTTCTATGCGCTCTATGACAAGGTGTGGCGGGCAGACATCCTCATGTTTGCTTACCGCCTTGTCCGTGCTAACAAAGGAAGTCCCGGCGTTGACGGAGTGAACTTCGAGGACATAGAGCAGAAGATAGGGATAGACCAGTTTTTGTCGGAATTAGCTCAAGACCTGAAAGACAAGACTTATCACCCAAGTCCGGTACGGCGCGTCATGATTCCCAAAGCGGACGGCAGTCAGCGCCCGCTGGGCATTCCGACGATCCGCGACCGGGTAGCCCAGATGGCGGTAAAACTCGTCATTGAACCGATATTTGAAGCGGATTTCTGCCCGAACTCCTACGGATTTCGGCCAAAGAAATCGGCCCACGACGCGGTTGATGAAATAGCGGAAGCGCTACATCAGGGCTATACCCAAGTGATTGATGCCGATCTGTCGAAATACTTCGATAGCATCCCTCACGCCAAACTGCTGGCCGTTATTGCCGAGCGCATTGTTGATGGTGCGATATTGCACGTCATCAAGCTATGGCTCAAAGCACCGGTCATCGAAGAGGATAAGGACGGCACCAAGAAGCATATGGGCGGCGGCAAAGCAAACAGCAAGGGCACGCCGCAAGGTGGAGTCATTTCACCGTTGCTATCGAACTGCTACCTGCATTTACTTGACCGGATATGGGAGAAACATCAGCTACGATGGAAGTTAAAGGCGCGCATCGTCCGTTATGCGGATGATTTTGTCGTGCTGTGTGCAGGTGCAGTTGATGCACCATTGGCCGCGGTACGGCATGTGCTGGATCGTCTTGATCTTGAGTTGAATGATACCAAAACCCGCATAGTTGATGCCAGAGAGGAAAGTTTTAACTTCTTGGGTTTTTCAATCAGGGTGAGCAAGGGATTGAAGTCGGGCAAAAGTTATCCGCATGTCTGCCCGGCACCGAAATCGCTTGCGAAAATCAAAGACCGTATAACGCAATTGACCGCACGGGAGCGTACGCCGATACCGTTGGAAGATATTATAGGAAGCATGAACGCCAGCCTTCGCGGCTGGTCGGGTTACTTTCACTATCGCAATTCCAATGGCGTACTGGAAAAGGTGAAGACGCATGCTGAAGAACGTCTGCGAAAGCACCTCATGAAGCGGCACAAGGTCAAAGACCGTGGGATCGGCCTCGGTCGTTTCCCAAGCCAGCAGTTATATGCGAGATACGGGTTATACAAGGTTCCGACAAAGGCGGGCTGGAAAACAGCGCATGCCGTGGTGTGA
- a CDS encoding reverse transcriptase domain-containing protein — protein sequence MKQTSLQGIANKARQDKTYRFRNLFGLLTAGFLFWCWESLNRKASAGVDKIDAMAYEENLLGNIQALAEQVKQGTYRAKLILSRYIPKADGKQRPLGIPAIADKLLQRAVARLLEAIYEADFLPCSYGYRRGKSAHQAIQALTGELNSRAYHTVVEVDIKAFFNAIQHEALLDMLRQRIDDRPLLKLIKKWLKAGILETDGQVIHPATGTPQGGIISPILANIYLLTCWTNGLKKR from the coding sequence ATGAAGCAAACCTCCCTGCAGGGGATAGCGAATAAAGCGCGACAAGATAAAACGTACCGATTTAGAAATCTGTTTGGCCTGTTGACGGCTGGATTTTTGTTCTGGTGTTGGGAGAGTCTCAACCGGAAAGCCAGTGCGGGTGTCGATAAAATCGATGCGATGGCGTACGAGGAGAATTTACTCGGCAATATCCAAGCGTTAGCGGAACAAGTTAAGCAGGGAACCTATCGGGCCAAGTTAATCCTAAGCAGATACATACCGAAGGCAGATGGAAAACAACGCCCGCTGGGCATACCAGCCATAGCGGACAAGCTATTACAGCGGGCCGTAGCAAGGCTGCTGGAAGCCATATACGAGGCGGACTTTCTGCCGTGCAGTTATGGCTACCGGCGGGGCAAGAGTGCACACCAAGCCATCCAGGCATTAACGGGAGAACTCAACAGCAGGGCATATCATACGGTAGTGGAAGTGGATATCAAAGCCTTCTTTAACGCCATCCAACATGAGGCACTGCTGGACATGCTACGGCAGCGGATAGATGACCGACCGTTATTGAAGCTGATCAAAAAATGGCTGAAAGCGGGGATATTGGAAACCGATGGGCAAGTGATACATCCCGCGACGGGGACGCCGCAGGGTGGGATCATCTCCCCGATATTGGCGAACATCTATCTGCTAACGTGCTGGACAAATGGTTTGAAGAAACGGTAA
- a CDS encoding reverse transcriptase domain-containing protein, which produces MLDKWFEETVRSHCRGRIYLCRYADDFVCAFQDAKDAERFYRALIQRLARFGLEIAEDKTRKMVFSHVKAKSKTKFEFLGFEFFWGVNYWGKPVLKRRTSRAKLNASLAKVKLWLRNQSGLPKKILFAKLNRKLIGYYNYYGVTGNAESLNRFVYYVTQLLFRALNRRSQRKSYNWIGFKELITYFGLAKPRICHAL; this is translated from the coding sequence GTGCTGGACAAATGGTTTGAAGAAACGGTAAGAAGTCATTGCAGAGGGCGGATTTATCTATGCCGCTATGCGGACGACTTTGTTTGTGCGTTTCAAGATGCGAAAGATGCGGAGCGCTTTTATCGAGCGCTGATCCAAAGACTCGCGCGTTTTGGTTTGGAGATAGCGGAAGACAAGACCCGGAAAATGGTGTTTAGTCACGTTAAAGCCAAGAGCAAGACGAAATTCGAGTTTCTGGGGTTCGAGTTTTTCTGGGGTGTGAACTACTGGGGCAAACCCGTCCTAAAGCGGCGCACATCGCGGGCGAAACTGAATGCATCACTCGCGAAAGTCAAACTATGGCTTCGGAATCAGAGTGGATTACCGAAGAAAATTCTATTTGCAAAATTAAATAGAAAGCTCATCGGCTATTACAACTACTATGGTGTCACGGGCAATGCGGAAAGTCTTAATCGGTTTGTGTATTACGTGACTCAACTCCTATTTAGGGCGCTCAATCGGCGTAGTCAACGCAAGAGCTACAACTGGATAGGATTTAAGGAACTGATCACGTATTTTGGACTCGCCAAACCGCGCATATGCCATGCTCTCTAG
- a CDS encoding META domain-containing protein, which translates to MMRRWITFALCSVLIGCATDASREENDDEQQFKWDNIAWQLEHFIGPNGETTSVKDGTIIDALFTKGQLSGSGGCNRYFGKFEISEESKLMVSPVGSTMMACSEIINEQERRYFDSLAKVGGYRYDEEARLLTLSDQEGNSLLVFKTKTQPTLEKNQWQVSGINNGKGGIVSDKNTALANAYFADGTVQGKAGCNRYSAAYTKQDEELRIDSAQTTRMFCAEDGVMELEANFLNVMARVVRYEIDGDRLKLLDKDGALLIGFVRK; encoded by the coding sequence ATGATGAGACGATGGATTACTTTTGCGTTATGCAGTGTGCTGATAGGGTGCGCGACTGATGCTAGCCGAGAGGAAAACGACGACGAGCAACAATTCAAGTGGGACAATATTGCCTGGCAATTAGAACACTTTATCGGGCCGAATGGCGAAACGACAAGTGTCAAAGATGGTACGATTATCGATGCCTTGTTTACGAAAGGTCAATTATCCGGAAGTGGCGGATGTAATCGTTATTTTGGGAAATTTGAGATATCGGAAGAATCTAAATTAATGGTCAGCCCAGTCGGCTCAACGATGATGGCTTGTTCGGAGATTATCAACGAACAAGAGCGCCGTTATTTCGATTCGCTCGCTAAAGTTGGCGGCTATCGCTACGATGAAGAAGCTCGATTACTGACGCTTTCGGACCAAGAAGGAAATTCATTATTGGTGTTCAAAACAAAAACCCAGCCGACTTTGGAAAAAAACCAATGGCAGGTATCCGGCATCAACAATGGCAAGGGTGGTATCGTGTCGGATAAAAATACCGCTTTAGCGAATGCGTATTTTGCCGATGGCACTGTTCAAGGCAAAGCGGGTTGTAATCGGTATTCGGCGGCTTATACAAAGCAAGATGAAGAACTCAGAATCGATTCCGCGCAGACGACTCGAATGTTTTGCGCAGAGGATGGCGTCATGGAGCTCGAAGCGAATTTTTTGAATGTCATGGCTCGGGTCGTCCGTTATGAAATCGATGGCGATCGACTAAAACTACTCGATAAGGATGGGGCGTTGTTGATTGGCTTTGTCAGAAAATAA
- a CDS encoding type II toxin-antitoxin system RelE/ParE family toxin yields the protein MANYEIQFKKSITKDLRAIPKKDVKKILERIDALAVNPRSEGCIKLSGQERYRTRQGVYRIIYEVKDAEIVVVVVKIGRRSQVYKDS from the coding sequence ATGGCAAATTATGAAATTCAGTTCAAGAAGTCAATTACCAAAGATCTTCGCGCTATTCCAAAAAAGGATGTCAAGAAAATACTGGAGCGAATAGATGCCTTGGCGGTAAACCCAAGGAGCGAAGGCTGTATCAAATTGTCCGGTCAGGAGCGTTACCGCACTCGGCAAGGCGTTTATCGGATAATTTATGAGGTCAAGGATGCCGAAATTGTCGTCGTTGTGGTCAAAATTGGGCGTCGTTCCCAAGTCTACAAAGACAGCTAA
- a CDS encoding pyridoxal phosphate-dependent aminotransferase, with translation MSIKLSGRVQSVKPSPTLAITARAAAMRAAGKDIIGLGAGEPDFDTPDHIKAAAIEAMNKGFTKYTPVGGTPSLKQAIIDKFKKDNGLDYQAKQILVSCGGKQSSYNLTQALLNEGDEVIIPAPYWVSYPDMVLLAGGVPVVIETTQTRHFKISPEQLRAAITDKTRLIFLNSPSNPTGVAYSLDELKALGDVLKNYPEIVIATDDMYEHILWQKGSFVNILNACPELYDRTLVMNGVSKAYSMTGWRIGYAAGPADLIEAMGTIQSQSTSNPTSISQYAAEAALTGDQGFIDMMMTEFKKRHDFVVSELNKLDGIDCLETDGTFYVFPNVEQAIAKMDNIKDDLDFSEYLIENAGVALVPGSAFGCPGHVRISIATSMKNLENALERIKKAV, from the coding sequence ATGAGCATAAAACTTTCCGGCAGAGTTCAATCCGTTAAACCATCACCGACACTGGCGATCACAGCAAGAGCCGCCGCCATGCGCGCCGCCGGCAAGGACATTATCGGCCTCGGCGCGGGCGAACCGGACTTCGACACACCGGATCATATCAAGGCCGCCGCGATCGAGGCGATGAACAAAGGCTTTACGAAATACACTCCGGTCGGCGGCACGCCAAGCCTGAAACAAGCAATCATTGACAAATTCAAAAAAGACAACGGCCTCGATTACCAAGCCAAGCAAATTCTAGTTTCGTGCGGGGGCAAGCAGAGCTCTTACAACCTGACGCAAGCACTGTTGAACGAAGGCGACGAGGTGATCATTCCTGCGCCGTACTGGGTCTCTTATCCCGACATGGTGCTGCTGGCCGGCGGCGTACCGGTCGTCATCGAAACGACACAGACGCGGCACTTTAAAATATCGCCGGAACAACTGCGCGCGGCGATTACCGACAAGACCCGGCTGATTTTCCTCAACAGCCCGTCGAATCCGACCGGCGTCGCCTATTCACTCGACGAGCTAAAAGCGCTCGGCGACGTATTGAAAAATTATCCCGAAATTGTCATCGCAACCGACGATATGTATGAACATATCCTTTGGCAAAAAGGCAGCTTCGTCAATATTCTAAACGCTTGCCCGGAACTTTACGACCGCACCCTCGTGATGAACGGCGTATCTAAAGCCTATTCGATGACCGGATGGCGCATCGGCTATGCGGCAGGGCCTGCCGACCTAATCGAAGCGATGGGCACCATTCAATCGCAAAGCACCTCGAATCCGACTTCGATTTCGCAATATGCCGCAGAAGCCGCGCTAACCGGCGATCAAGGCTTCATCGATATGATGATGACCGAATTCAAGAAACGCCATGATTTCGTCGTCTCGGAACTGAACAAACTCGACGGCATCGATTGCCTTGAAACCGACGGCACGTTCTACGTATTCCCGAACGTCGAACAAGCAATCGCCAAAATGGACAACATCAAAGATGACCTGGATTTTTCAGAATACCTGATCGAAAATGCCGGTGTCGCGCTGGTGCCTGGCTCTGCCTTCGGCTGCCCAGGCCACGTCAGAATCTCGATTGCGACCAGCATGAAAAACTTGGAGAACGCGCTGGAGAGAATTAAAAAGGCGGTTTGA
- a CDS encoding type II toxin-antitoxin system RelE/ParE family toxin, producing the protein MAYEIIIKPTAEKFFAKLPKDRQIKIFASIEQLTIEPRPIGVKKLKSKLDLYRIRVGDYRILYTINDNILTITIVKIGHRKDVYNKR; encoded by the coding sequence ATGGCTTATGAAATCATTATCAAACCAACAGCAGAAAAATTCTTTGCAAAACTTCCAAAAGACCGACAAATCAAAATTTTTGCTTCAATTGAACAATTAACAATTGAACCAAGACCAATCGGCGTAAAAAAACTCAAATCAAAACTTGATTTATATCGAATTAGAGTTGGAGATTATCGAATTCTCTATACAATCAACGATAACATCCTGACGATTACCATTGTAAAAATTGGTCATCGCAAAGACGTTTACAACAAGAGATAA